A genomic region of Saccopteryx bilineata isolate mSacBil1 chromosome 1, mSacBil1_pri_phased_curated, whole genome shotgun sequence contains the following coding sequences:
- the LRRC4C gene encoding leucine-rich repeat-containing protein 4C, whose translation MLNKMTLHPQQIMIGPRFNRALFDPLLVVLLALQLLVVAGLVRAQTCPSVCSCSNQFSKVICVRKNLREVPDGISTNTRLLNLHENQIQIIKVNSFKHLRHLEILQLSRNHIRTIEIGAFNGLANLNTLELFDNRLTTIPNGAFVYLSKLKELWLRNNPIESIPSYAFNRIPSLRRLDLGELKRLSYISEGAFEGLSNLRYLNLAMCNLREIPNLTPLVKLDELDLSGNHLSAIRPGSFQGLMHLQKLWMIQSQIQVIERNAFDNLQSLVEINLAHNNLTLLPHDLFTPLHHLERIHLHHNPWNCNCDILWLSWWIKDMAPSNTACCARCNTPPNLKGRYIGELDQNYFTCYAPVIVEPPADLNVTEGMAAELKCRASTSLTSVSWITPNGTVMTHGAYKVRIAVLSDGTLNFTNVTVQDTGMYTCMVSNSVGNTTASATLNVTAATTTPFTYFSTVTVETMEPSQDEARTTDNNVGPTPVIDWETTNVTTSLMPQSTRSTEKTFTIPVTDLNSGIPGIDEVMKTTKIIIGCFVAITLMAAVMLVIFYKMRKQHHRQNHHAPTRTVEIINVDDEITGDTPMESHLPMPAIEHEHLNHYNSYKSPFNHTTTVNTINSIHSSVHEPLLIRMNSKDNVQETQI comes from the coding sequence ATGTTGAACAAGATGACCTTACATCCACAGCAGATAATGATAGGTCCTAGGTTTAACAGGGCCCTATTTGACCCCCTGCTTGTGGTGCTGCTGGCTCTTCAACTTCTCGTGGTGGCGGGCCTAGTGCGGGCTCAAACCTGCCCTTCCGTCTGCTCCTGCAGCAACCAGTTCAGCAAGGTGATTTGCGTTCGGAAGAACCTACGTGAGGTTCCTGATGGCATTTCCACCAACACTCGGCTGCTGAACCTCCACGAGAACCAAATCCAGATCATCAAAGTGAACAGCTTCAAGCACTTGAGGCACCTGGAAATCCTACAGCTGAGTAGGAATCATATTAGGACAATTGAAATTGGGGCCTTCAATGGACTGGCAAACCTGAACACCCTGGAACTCTTTGACAATCGTCTTACCACCATCCCGAATGGAGCTTTTGTATATTTGTCTAAACTGAAGGAGCTCTGGTTGCGAAACAACCCCATTGAAAGCATCCCTTCTTATGCTTTTAACAGAATCCCTTCTTTGCGCCGGCTAGACTTAGGGGAATTGAAAAGGCTTTCATACATCTCAGAAGGTGCCTTTGAAGGTCTGTCCAACTTGAGGTATTTGAACCTTGCCATGTGCAACCTCCGGGAAATCCCTAACCTCACACCGCTCGTAAAATTAGATGAGCTGGATCTTTCTGGGAATCATTTGTCAGCCATCAGGCCTGGCTCTTTCCAGGGGTTGATGCACCTTCAAAAACTATGGATGATACAATCCCAGATTCAAGTGATTGAACGGAATGCCTTTGATAATCTTCAGTCACTCGTGGAGATCAACCTGGCACACAACAATCTAACATTACTGCCTCATGACCTCTTCACACCCTTGCATCATCTAGAGCGGATACACTTACATCACAACCCTTGGAACTGTAACTGTGACATACTTTGGCTCAGCTGGTGGATAAAAGACATGGCCCCCTCCAACACAGCTTGTTGTGCCCGCTGTAACACTCCTCCCAATCTGAAAGGGAGGTATATTGGGGAGCTGGACCAGAATTATTTCACATGCTATGCTCCTGTGATTGTGGAGCCCCCAGCAGACCTCAATGTCACTGAAGGCATGGCAGCTGAGCTGAAATGTCGGGCCTCCACATCCCTGACCTCTGTATCTTGGATTACTCCAAATGGAACAGTCATGACACATGGGGCGTACAAAGTGAGGATAGCTGTGCTCAGCGATGGCACCTTAAATTTCACGAATGTAACAGTGCAAGATACAGGCATGTACACATGTATGGTGAGTAATTCTGTCGGGAATACAACTGCTTCAGCCACCCTGAATGTTACTGCAGCAACCACTACTCCTTTTACTTACTTTTCAACCGTCACAGTAGAGACTATGGAACCTTCTCAGGATGAGGCACGGACCACAGATAACAACGTAGGTCCCACTCCAGTGATTGACTGGGAAACCACCAATGTGACCACCTCTCTCATGCCACAGAGCACAAGGTCAACAGAGAAAACATTCACCATCCCAGTGACTGATCTAAACAGTGGGATCCCAGGAATTGATGAGGTCATGAAGACTACCAAAATCATCATTGGCTGTTTTGTAGCCATCACACTGATGGCTGCAGTGATGCTGGTCATTTTCTACAAGATGAGGAAGCAGCACCATAGACAAAACCATCATGCCCCAACAAGGACTGTTGAAATCATTAATGTGGATGATGAGATTACAGGAGACACGCCCATGGAAAGCCACCTGCCCATGCCTGCTATTGAGCATGAGCACCTAAATCACTATAACTCTTACAAATCTCCCTTCAACCACACAACAacagttaacacaataaattcaatacacaGTTCAGTGCATGAACCGTTATTGATCCGAATGAACTCTAAAGACAATGTACAAGAGACTCAAATCTAA